A region of Bacillus cabrialesii DNA encodes the following proteins:
- the pth gene encoding aminoacyl-tRNA hydrolase yields MLVIAGLGNPGKNYENTRHNVGFMVIDQLAKEWNIELNQNKFNGLYGTGFVSGKKVLLVKPLTYMNLSGECLRPLMDYYDVDNEDLTVIYDDLDLPTGKIRLRTKGSAGGHNGIKSLIQHLGTSEFDRIRIGIGRPVNGMKVVDYVLGSFTKDEAPEIDGAIDKSVKACEASLSKPFLEVMNEFNAKV; encoded by the coding sequence ATGCTTGTAATTGCCGGTCTCGGAAACCCGGGGAAAAACTATGAAAATACACGGCATAATGTCGGATTTATGGTGATAGACCAGCTTGCGAAGGAATGGAATATAGAGCTGAATCAAAATAAATTTAACGGATTATACGGAACCGGATTTGTTTCCGGCAAAAAGGTTCTACTTGTTAAACCGCTTACATATATGAATTTATCAGGAGAATGTTTGCGCCCTTTAATGGACTACTATGATGTCGATAACGAAGATTTGACAGTCATATACGATGATCTTGATCTTCCGACTGGAAAAATCCGTTTGCGAACGAAAGGAAGCGCTGGAGGGCACAATGGCATTAAATCATTGATCCAGCATCTTGGAACATCCGAGTTTGACCGCATCCGCATTGGGATCGGCCGGCCTGTAAATGGCATGAAGGTCGTTGATTATGTGTTAGGTTCCTTCACCAAGGACGAAGCACCTGAGATTGATGGAGCGATCGATAAATCTGTGAAGGCTTGTGAAGCTTCTCTGAGCAAACCGTTTTTAGAAGTCATGAACGAATTTAACGCAAAGGTATAA
- the prtG gene encoding sporulation-specific protease PrtG, whose translation MQFQIGDMVARKSYQMDVLFRIIGIEQTSKGNSIAVLHGDEVRLIADSDFSDLVTVKKDEQMMRKKKDESRMNESLELLRQDYKLLREKQEYYATSQYQHQEHYFHMPGKVLHLDGDEAYLKKCLNVYKKIGVPVYGIHCHEKKMSASIEELLDKYRPDILVITGHDAYSKQKGSVDDLNAYRHSKHFVETVQNARKKIPHLDQLVIFAGACQSHFESLIRAGANFASSPSRVNIHALDPVYIVAKISFTPFMERINVWEVLRNTLTREKGLGGIETRGVLRIGMPYKSN comes from the coding sequence GTGCAATTTCAAATAGGGGATATGGTAGCCAGAAAATCCTATCAAATGGATGTTTTGTTTCGCATTATAGGAATAGAGCAAACGAGCAAAGGAAATTCAATCGCCGTTTTGCATGGTGATGAAGTCAGGCTGATTGCTGATTCGGATTTTTCTGATCTGGTAACGGTAAAAAAAGATGAGCAGATGATGCGGAAAAAGAAAGATGAGAGCAGAATGAACGAATCGCTCGAATTGCTCCGCCAGGATTATAAGCTGCTCAGAGAAAAGCAGGAGTACTATGCGACAAGCCAATATCAGCATCAGGAGCATTATTTTCATATGCCTGGCAAGGTGCTTCACCTGGACGGTGATGAAGCGTATCTGAAAAAATGCCTGAATGTCTATAAAAAAATTGGAGTGCCGGTCTACGGCATCCATTGTCATGAAAAGAAAATGTCTGCTTCTATTGAAGAATTGCTCGACAAATATCGACCTGATATTCTGGTGATAACAGGGCATGATGCGTACTCGAAGCAAAAGGGCAGCGTTGATGATTTGAACGCGTACAGACATTCAAAGCACTTTGTTGAAACGGTTCAAAACGCCCGAAAAAAGATCCCTCACTTAGATCAGCTTGTTATTTTTGCGGGTGCCTGCCAATCCCATTTTGAATCACTCATAAGAGCGGGAGCGAATTTCGCGAGTTCACCATCAAGAGTCAACATTCATGCGCTTGATCCGGTATATATCGTCGCGAAAATCAGTTTTACGCCGTTTATGGAACGAATCAATGTATGGGAAGTGCTCCGTAATACGCTGACGAGAGAGAAAGGGCTTGGAGGTATTGAAACAAGAGGAGTGCTGAGAATTGGAATGCCTTATAAGTCCAATTAA
- the ridA gene encoding 2-iminobutanoate/2-iminopropanoate deaminase yields MTKAVHTKHAPAAIGPYSQGIIVNNMFYSSGQIPLTPSGEMVNGDIKEQTHQVFSNLKAVLEEAGASFETVVKATVFIADMEQFAEVNEVYGQYFDTHKPARSCVEVARLPKDALVEIEVIALVK; encoded by the coding sequence ATGACAAAAGCAGTCCACACAAAACATGCCCCAGCGGCAATCGGTCCTTACTCACAAGGGATTATCGTAAATAATATGTTTTACAGCTCAGGACAAATCCCTTTAACTCCTTCAGGCGAAATGGTGAACGGTGATATTAAGGAGCAGACTCATCAAGTATTCAGCAACTTAAAAGCGGTGCTGGAAGAAGCGGGCGCTTCTTTTGAAACAGTTGTAAAGGCAACTGTATTTATCGCGGATATGGAACAGTTCGCGGAAGTAAATGAAGTGTACGGACAATATTTTGACACTCACAAACCGGCGAGATCTTGCGTTGAAGTCGCGAGACTCCCTAAAGACGCGCTGGTCGAGATCGAAGTTATCGCATTGGTAAAATAA
- the ispE gene encoding 4-(cytidine 5'-diphospho)-2-C-methyl-D-erythritol kinase: MRILEKAPAKINLSLDVTRKRPDGYHEVEMIMTTIDLADRIELTELAEDEVRVSSHNRFVPDDQRNLAYQAAKLIKDRYNVKKGVSIMITKAIPVAAGLAGGSSDAAATLRGLNRLWNLNLSAETLAELGAEIGSDVSFCVYGGTALATGRGEKIKHISTPPHCWVILAKPTIGVSTAEVYRQLKLDDVEHPDVHGMIEAIEEKSFQKMCSRLGNVLESVTLDMHPEVAMIKNQMKRFGADAVLMSGSGPTVFGLVQYESKVQRIYNGLRGFCDQVYAVRMIGEKNALD, translated from the coding sequence ATGCGTATTTTAGAAAAAGCGCCAGCCAAGATCAATCTGTCACTTGACGTCACCCGTAAACGCCCGGATGGCTATCATGAAGTCGAAATGATCATGACGACGATTGATTTAGCGGATCGGATTGAATTGACGGAGCTGGCAGAGGATGAAGTGAGGGTTTCCTCCCACAACCGTTTTGTGCCCGATGACCAAAGAAATTTAGCTTATCAGGCTGCCAAGCTGATCAAGGACAGATACAACGTGAAAAAGGGAGTTTCCATCATGATCACAAAGGCAATTCCGGTAGCTGCCGGTCTTGCCGGCGGAAGCAGTGACGCTGCGGCGACGCTCAGAGGGCTGAACAGACTGTGGAATTTAAATCTTTCAGCAGAAACGCTTGCTGAGCTTGGAGCGGAAATTGGCTCTGACGTTTCATTTTGTGTCTATGGCGGAACTGCACTGGCCACAGGACGCGGCGAGAAAATTAAACATATCAGCACGCCTCCGCACTGCTGGGTCATTTTAGCCAAGCCGACAATCGGTGTTTCAACTGCTGAAGTATACAGACAGCTAAAGCTGGATGATGTAGAGCATCCAGATGTGCATGGCATGATTGAGGCTATAGAGGAAAAGAGTTTTCAAAAGATGTGCAGCCGTTTAGGCAATGTTCTGGAATCTGTTACGCTTGATATGCATCCTGAAGTCGCGATGATCAAAAACCAAATGAAACGCTTTGGCGCAGATGCCGTGTTAATGAGCGGGAGCGGGCCGACGGTGTTTGGATTGGTTCAGTATGAATCGAAGGTGCAAAGAATTTATAACGGGTTAAGAGGCTTCTGCGATCAAGTTTATGCGGTGAGAATGATCGGCGAAAAGAACGCTCTTGATTAA
- the veg gene encoding biofilm formation stimulator Veg, with product MAKTLSDIKRSLDGNLGKRLTLKANGGRRKTIERSGILAETYPSVFVIQLDQDENSFERVSYSYADILTETVELTFNDDAASSVAF from the coding sequence ATGGCGAAGACGTTGTCCGATATTAAAAGATCGCTTGATGGGAATTTAGGTAAAAGGCTGACGTTAAAAGCAAACGGTGGCCGCCGAAAAACGATTGAGCGTTCGGGCATTTTAGCTGAGACGTACCCTTCTGTTTTTGTGATACAACTAGATCAAGACGAGAACTCGTTTGAAAGAGTTTCATACAGTTATGCTGATATTTTGACTGAGACTGTAGAGCTGACATTTAATGATGACGCCGCAAGCTCAGTGGCATTTTAA
- the spoVG gene encoding septation regulator SpoVG, producing MEVTDVRLRRVNTDGRMRAIASITLDHEFVVHDIRVIDGNNGLFVAMPSKRTPDGEFRDIAHPINSSTRGKIQDAVLNEYHRLGDTEALEFEEAGAS from the coding sequence GTGGAAGTTACTGACGTAAGATTACGCCGCGTGAATACCGATGGTCGCATGAGAGCGATTGCATCCATCACGCTGGATCACGAATTTGTTGTTCATGATATTCGTGTGATTGATGGAAACAATGGTCTTTTCGTTGCGATGCCGAGTAAACGCACCCCTGATGGAGAGTTCCGCGATATTGCTCATCCAATTAATTCAAGCACGCGAGGAAAGATTCAAGATGCCGTGTTAAATGAGTATCATCGTTTGGGTGACACTGAAGCATTAGAATTCGAAGAAGCTGGAGCTTCTTAA
- the fin gene encoding anti-sigma-F factor Fin translates to MALHYYCRHCGVKVGSLESSLVSTDSLGFQHLTNEERNDMISYKENGDVHVLTICEDCQEALDRNPHYHEHHTFIQ, encoded by the coding sequence ATGGCTTTGCATTATTATTGTCGTCATTGCGGAGTGAAAGTAGGCAGTCTCGAATCTTCCTTGGTTTCGACTGACTCACTTGGATTTCAGCACTTAACAAACGAGGAAAGAAACGATATGATTTCTTATAAAGAAAATGGAGATGTCCATGTTTTGACAATATGTGAAGATTGCCAAGAGGCGCTTGACCGAAATCCGCATTACCACGAACATCACACATTTATTCAATAA
- a CDS encoding 50S ribosomal protein L25/general stress protein Ctc: MATLTAKERTDFTRSSLRNIRTSGHVPGIIYGKNTENKPVSLDSVELIKTLRDEGKNTVLTLDVGGKQHSVMVTDLQTDPLKNEITHADFQVVNMSEDIEVEVPIHLTGEAIGVKNGGVLQQPLYELTVKAKPKAIPQTIEADISKLDVNEVLTIADLPAGGDYSFNHESDEVVASILPPQQQETAEIDEEESADAQPEGENKEQ, translated from the coding sequence ATGGCAACTTTAACGGCAAAAGAAAGAACGGACTTTACTCGTTCGTCTCTTCGGAATATCCGTACTTCAGGACATGTTCCAGGTATTATATACGGGAAAAACACGGAAAACAAACCTGTATCATTAGACAGTGTGGAGCTGATCAAAACGCTGAGGGACGAAGGGAAAAATACAGTCCTTACGCTTGACGTCGGCGGAAAGCAGCATTCTGTCATGGTAACTGACCTGCAAACGGACCCGCTGAAAAATGAAATTACTCATGCTGACTTTCAAGTGGTCAATATGAGTGAAGACATTGAGGTGGAAGTTCCGATCCATCTGACCGGAGAAGCCATTGGAGTGAAAAACGGAGGCGTATTGCAGCAGCCGCTGTATGAACTAACCGTAAAGGCTAAGCCAAAAGCCATTCCGCAAACGATTGAGGCAGACATTTCAAAGCTCGACGTAAATGAAGTGCTGACGATTGCGGATTTGCCTGCTGGCGGTGACTACTCCTTTAATCATGAATCAGATGAGGTCGTGGCTTCCATCCTTCCTCCGCAGCAGCAGGAAACAGCTGAGATAGATGAAGAGGAATCTGCCGATGCTCAGCCTGAAGGTGAAAACAAAGAACAATAA
- a CDS encoding small, acid-soluble spore protein, alpha/beta type, translating to MGRRRGVMSDEFKYELAKDLGFYDTVKNGGWGEIKARDAGNMVKRAIEIAEQQMAQNQNNR from the coding sequence TTGGGCAGACGTCGTGGAGTTATGTCAGATGAGTTTAAATATGAGCTGGCTAAAGACCTTGGTTTTTATGACACAGTAAAAAATGGCGGCTGGGGTGAAATTAAGGCCCGCGATGCTGGTAACATGGTAAAGCGCGCCATTGAAATCGCCGAACAGCAAATGGCTCAGAATCAGAATAACCGATAA
- the purR gene encoding pur operon repressor has translation MKFRRSGRLVDLTNYLLTHPHELIPLTFFSERYESAKSSISEDLTIIKQTFEQQGIGTLLTVPGAAGGVKYIPKMKQAEAEEFVQTLGQSLANPERILPGGYVYLTDILGKPSVLSKVGKLFASVFADREIDVVMTVATKGIPLAYAAASYLNVPVVIVRKDNKVTEGSTVSINYVSGSSNRIQTMSLAKRSMKTGSNVLIIDDFMKAGGTINGMINLLDEFNANVAGIGVLVEAEGVDERLVDEYMSLLTLSTINMKEKSIEIQNGNFLRFFKDNLLKNGETEL, from the coding sequence ATGAAGTTTCGTCGCAGCGGCAGATTGGTGGACTTAACAAATTACTTGTTAACCCATCCGCACGAGTTAATACCGCTAACCTTTTTTTCTGAGCGGTATGAATCTGCAAAATCATCGATCAGTGAAGATTTAACAATTATAAAGCAAACCTTTGAACAGCAGGGGATCGGTACTTTGCTTACTGTTCCCGGAGCTGCCGGAGGCGTCAAATATATTCCGAAAATGAAGCAGGCTGAAGCTGAAGAGTTTGTGCAGACACTTGGGCAGTCGCTGGCAAATCCTGAGCGTATCCTTCCGGGCGGTTATGTATACTTAACGGATATCTTAGGAAAACCATCTGTACTCTCCAAGGTAGGGAAGCTATTTGCTTCTGTGTTTGCTGACCGCGAAATTGATGTTGTCATGACCGTTGCCACGAAAGGCATCCCTCTGGCGTACGCAGCTGCGAGCTATCTGAATGTGCCTGTCGTCATCGTTCGCAAAGACAACAAGGTAACAGAAGGCTCCACAGTCAGCATTAATTACGTCTCAGGCTCCTCAAATCGCATTCAGACGATGTCACTTGCGAAAAGAAGCATGAAAACGGGTTCAAACGTACTCATCATTGACGACTTTATGAAAGCGGGCGGCACAATTAATGGTATGATTAACCTGTTGGATGAGTTTAACGCAAATGTGGCGGGGATCGGCGTCTTGGTTGAAGCCGAAGGAGTAGATGAACGTCTTGTTGATGAATATATGTCACTTCTTACTCTTTCAACCATCAACATGAAAGAGAAGTCCATTGAAATTCAGAATGGCAATTTTCTGCGTTTTTTTAAAGACAATCTTTTAAAGAATGGAGAGACAGAATTATGA
- the rnmV gene encoding ribonuclease M5: MKIKEIIVVEGRDDTARIKLAVDADTIETNGSAIDDQVIEQIRLAQKTRGVIILTDPDFPGEKIRKTISEAVPGCKHAFLPKHLAKPKNKRGIGVEHASIESIRACLENVHEEMEAQPSDISAEDLIHAGLIGGSAAKRRRERLGDLLKIGYTNGKQLQKRLQMFQIKKSDFMSALDTVMREEQNE; this comes from the coding sequence ATGAAAATTAAAGAGATCATTGTGGTCGAGGGACGTGATGATACGGCCCGCATCAAATTGGCTGTTGATGCAGACACAATTGAAACAAATGGTTCAGCTATCGATGATCAAGTGATTGAACAAATCCGTTTGGCCCAGAAGACCAGGGGCGTCATCATTTTAACGGATCCGGACTTCCCGGGAGAGAAGATCCGCAAAACCATTTCAGAGGCTGTACCCGGCTGTAAACATGCTTTTTTGCCAAAGCATCTTGCCAAACCTAAAAACAAGCGGGGAATTGGCGTGGAGCACGCATCGATTGAAAGCATTAGGGCATGTTTAGAAAACGTGCACGAAGAGATGGAAGCGCAGCCGAGTGACATTTCCGCTGAGGATCTGATTCATGCCGGACTGATTGGCGGATCTGCGGCCAAACGCCGCCGTGAACGACTGGGTGATCTGTTGAAAATCGGCTATACAAATGGCAAACAGCTTCAAAAACGGCTGCAAATGTTTCAAATTAAAAAAAGTGATTTTATGAGTGCGCTCGATACCGTTATGCGGGAGGAACAGAATGAATAA
- the glmU gene encoding bifunctional UDP-N-acetylglucosamine diphosphorylase/glucosamine-1-phosphate N-acetyltransferase GlmU — protein MDKRFAVVLAAGQGTRMKSKLYKVLHPVCGKPMVEHVVDEALKLSLSKLVTIVGHGAEDVKKQLGDKSEYALQAEQLGTAHAVKQAQPFLAAEKGVTIVICGDTPLLTAETMEQMLKEHTQREAKATILTAVAEDPTGYGRIIRGENGAVQKIVEHKDASEEERLVTEINTGTYCFDNEALFRAIDQVSNDNAQGEYYLPDVIEILKNEGETVAAYQTGNFQETLGVNDRVALSQAEQFMKERINKQHMQNGVTLIDPMNTYISPDAVIGSDTVIYPGTVIKGEVQIGEDTIIGPHTEVMNSSIGSRTVIKQSVVNHSKVGNDVNIGPFAHIRPDSVIGNEVKIGNFVEIKKTQFGDRSKASHLSYVGDAEVGTDVNLGCGSITVNYDGKNKYLTKIEDGAFIGCNSNLVAPVTVGEGAYVAAGSTVTEDVPGKALAIARARQVNKDDYVKNIHKK, from the coding sequence ATGGATAAGCGGTTTGCAGTTGTTTTAGCGGCTGGACAAGGAACGAGAATGAAATCAAAGCTTTATAAAGTCCTTCATCCAGTTTGCGGTAAGCCTATGGTAGAGCACGTCGTGGACGAAGCCTTAAAGTTATCTTTATCAAAGCTTGTCACGATTGTCGGACATGGTGCGGAAGATGTGAAAAAGCAGCTTGGTGATAAAAGCGAGTACGCGCTTCAAGCAGAACAGCTTGGCACTGCTCATGCTGTAAAACAGGCACAGCCATTTCTTGCTGCCGAAAAAGGCGTCACGATTGTCATATGCGGAGATACGCCGCTTTTAACAGCAGAGACAATGGAACAGATGCTGAAAGAACATACACAAAGAGAAGCGAAAGCTACGATTTTGACTGCGGTTGCAGAAGACCCAACCGGATACGGCCGCATTATTCGCGGCGAAAACGGAGCAGTTCAAAAAATCGTTGAGCATAAGGACGCCTCAGAAGAAGAACGTCTAGTGACCGAGATCAATACCGGTACGTATTGTTTTGATAATGAAGCGTTATTCCGGGCCATTGATCAGGTGTCTAATGATAATGCCCAAGGCGAGTATTATTTGCCGGATGTCATAGAGATTCTTAAAAACGAAGGCGAAACTGTTGCCGCTTACCAGACTGGTAATTTCCAAGAAACGCTCGGAGTTAATGATAGAGTTGCTCTTTCTCAGGCAGAACAATTTATGAAAGAGCGTATTAATAAACAGCATATGCAAAATGGCGTAACGCTGATTGACCCGATGAACACGTATATTTCTCCTGACGCTGTCATCGGAAGCGATACTGTAATTTATCCTGGAACTGTGATTAAAGGTGAGGTGCAAATCGGAGAAGATACGATTATCGGCCCTCATACGGAGGTTATGAATAGTTCAATTGGCAGCCGTACCGTTATTAAGCAATCGGTAGTCAATCACAGTAAAGTGGGGAATGATGTTAACATAGGACCTTTTGCTCATATCAGACCTGATTCCGTCATCGGGAATGAAGTGAAGATCGGGAATTTTGTTGAAATCAAAAAGACTCAATTCGGAGACCGAAGCAAGGCTTCTCATTTAAGCTATGTCGGTGATGCTGAGGTAGGCACAGATGTAAACCTGGGCTGCGGATCAATAACTGTCAATTATGATGGAAAGAATAAATATTTGACGAAAATTGAAGACGGCGCGTTTATCGGCTGCAACTCCAACTTGGTTGCCCCTGTCACAGTCGGAGAAGGCGCTTATGTTGCGGCTGGTTCAACTGTTACGGAAGATGTACCTGGAAAAGCGCTTGCTATTGCCAGAGCGAGACAAGTTAATAAAGACGATTATGTGAAAAATATTCATAAAAAATAA
- a CDS encoding ribose-phosphate diphosphokinase: protein MSNQYGDKNLKIFSLNSNPELAKEIADIVGVQLGKCSVTRFSDGEVQINIEESIRGCDCYIIQSTSDPVNEHIMELLIMVDALKRASAKTINIVIPYYGYARQDRKARSREPITAKLFANLLETAGATRVIALDLHAPQIQGFFDIPIDHLMGVPILGEYFEGKNLEDIVIVSPDHGGVTRARKLADRLKAPIAIIDKRRPRPNVAEVMNIVGNIEGKTAILIDDIIDTAGTITLAANALVENGAKEVYACCTHPVLSGPAVERINNSTIKELVVTNSIKLPEEKKIERFKQLSVGPLLAEAIIRVHEQQSVSYLFS, encoded by the coding sequence ATGTCTAATCAATACGGAGATAAGAATTTAAAGATTTTTTCTTTGAATTCGAATCCAGAGCTTGCAAAAGAAATCGCAGATATAGTTGGAGTTCAATTAGGAAAATGTTCTGTCACAAGATTTAGTGACGGGGAAGTCCAAATTAATATCGAAGAAAGCATTCGCGGATGTGACTGTTATATCATCCAGTCTACAAGTGACCCCGTTAACGAGCATATTATGGAACTGCTGATTATGGTAGATGCGTTAAAACGCGCTTCTGCAAAAACGATTAACATTGTTATTCCTTATTACGGTTATGCGCGTCAAGACAGAAAAGCAAGATCCCGCGAGCCAATCACAGCAAAACTTTTTGCTAACCTGCTTGAAACAGCCGGCGCGACTCGTGTGATTGCACTTGACCTGCATGCGCCGCAAATTCAAGGATTCTTTGATATACCGATTGACCACTTAATGGGTGTTCCGATTTTAGGAGAATATTTTGAAGGCAAAAACCTTGAAGATATCGTCATTGTTTCACCAGACCACGGCGGTGTGACACGCGCCCGCAAACTGGCTGACCGATTAAAAGCGCCGATTGCGATTATCGACAAACGCCGTCCGCGTCCAAACGTGGCGGAAGTCATGAATATTGTAGGTAATATCGAAGGGAAGACGGCTATCCTTATCGATGACATTATCGATACTGCAGGTACCATTACGCTTGCTGCTAATGCGCTCGTTGAAAACGGAGCGAAAGAAGTATATGCATGCTGTACACACCCTGTGCTTTCAGGTCCTGCTGTTGAACGAATTAACAATTCAACAATTAAAGAGCTTGTTGTGACAAACAGCATCAAGCTTCCTGAAGAAAAGAAAATTGAACGATTCAAGCAGCTTTCAGTCGGACCGCTTCTGGCTGAAGCGATTATTCGCGTTCATGAGCAGCAATCAGTAAGCTATCTGTTCAGCTAA
- the rsmA gene encoding 16S rRNA (adenine(1518)-N(6)/adenine(1519)-N(6))-dimethyltransferase RsmA yields the protein MNKDIATPIRTKEILKKYGFSFKKSLGQNFLIDTNILNRIVDHAEVTEKTGVIEIGPGIGALTEQLAKRAKKVVAFEIDQRLLPILKDTLSPYDNVTVIHQDVLKADVKSVIEEQFQDCDEIMVVANLPYYVTTPIIMKLLEEHLPLKGIVVMLQKEVAERMAADPSSKEYGSLSIAVQFYTEAKTVMIVPKTVFVPQPNVDSAVIRLILRDGPAVDVENEAFFFQLIKASFAQRRKTLLNNLVNNLPEGKAQKSTIEQVLEETNIDGKRRGESLSIEEFAALSNGLYKALF from the coding sequence ATGAATAAAGATATTGCGACACCGATTAGAACGAAAGAGATACTGAAGAAATACGGTTTTTCTTTTAAAAAGAGCTTAGGACAGAATTTCTTAATTGATACCAACATTTTAAACAGAATTGTCGATCACGCAGAAGTGACAGAGAAAACAGGTGTCATTGAAATCGGCCCGGGAATCGGGGCTTTGACCGAACAGCTCGCCAAGCGGGCGAAAAAGGTCGTGGCATTTGAGATTGACCAGCGATTATTGCCGATCCTGAAGGATACGCTGTCTCCTTATGACAATGTCACTGTCATTCATCAGGATGTATTAAAGGCTGACGTCAAATCGGTCATTGAAGAACAATTTCAAGACTGTGATGAGATCATGGTTGTAGCCAACCTTCCTTATTACGTGACAACGCCGATTATCATGAAACTGCTTGAAGAACATCTTCCGCTGAAAGGGATTGTGGTTATGCTGCAAAAAGAAGTGGCAGAGCGCATGGCGGCAGACCCTTCATCTAAGGAATACGGTTCACTTTCAATCGCGGTGCAATTTTATACAGAAGCCAAAACGGTGATGATCGTTCCGAAAACCGTGTTTGTTCCTCAGCCTAATGTCGATTCCGCCGTCATCCGTCTGATTCTCCGCGACGGCCCGGCAGTGGACGTGGAAAACGAAGCCTTTTTCTTTCAGTTAATCAAGGCAAGCTTTGCTCAGCGCCGTAAAACGCTGCTCAATAACTTAGTCAACAATCTCCCTGAAGGAAAAGCTCAAAAATCAACGATTGAACAAGTGCTGGAAGAAACAAATATTGACGGCAAGCGCCGAGGTGAATCCCTGTCTATTGAGGAGTTCGCAGCGCTATCTAACGGATTATATAAAGCCCTTTTCTAA